Sequence from the Phragmites australis chromosome 6, lpPhrAust1.1, whole genome shotgun sequence genome:
agagaggagaggagaggaaagccCCAAGGTGTGAGATATCcattgtctccctcttgcttaATCCACGCCACTGCTCGGTAGATAAAGAGGAGAAGGTAGCAAGAAACTCACAGTGAAGATCCACCTCCCCGAAACCTCCGCGAGCCCATCCCTATCCGAGCGATCAGAAGGCCAACACACGCCCGGGATCTCCCAGCCGAGCTGCATCGCGAGAAGAACGGAGAGGTTGGTTCAGCCGTCGCAGCCGCCTTCCCCCGAAGGggattttttccttctttttctcctcgTCTGGTCACCCGACGTTTTCTAGGGCACACTCACATGGGCCCAGTCGGATGAAGGCCCAGCACCAGCATGTATTCGGCCAGAGCAACAGAAGGCATTGAAATTTTAACACCAATACAGCAGTAGTTGTGAAGTGAAGTTCTTCGagctatttttttctccaagttCCAATGCATCGTTCATACTCGAACCGAGGTGGTTGCAGATCACGCTGTCACTGGAGCCCAGGTTCAAGAGGAGCATCACCTACGACTACCGGGACGACTCCACCTTCCAGGACGACTTCTCCGCCCACGCGGCGCGCCACCAGTTCGCCGACATGCCTGGTACCCATCCCAGCACACGGCCGTGTACCGGGTCGACGACCGCGCGCCGCTCAACGCGTCCGGCGACGGCGTCAACGACTTCATCGGGTTCCAGTCCACGTCCGTCGTGGTCTCCGCCGGAATCAGAGCGCTAGAAACCTCACTTGAGAGGTCCAAGAACGTCAAGGGCAAGTGCGCGATGGCGGCGACCGAGATCGTGGCAAAGCGGCTGGCCGGCAGTGGGCTGAAGAACAACGCCCTCCTGTTCACGGGGTACCCCGTGGTGGGGTTCCAGGGGCGGATGGAGACGTCGGGCTCCTGCGCGCACTCGTCGGCAGCCGACCTGCTCGGCGCGTGCGCTTGGGACCCCAGGTTCCACGGCCTCTTCTTCTACGAGACCACGGCGTTCTTCTCGCCGGCGCAGTTCCGGGACTTCATCCTCGACGTCAAGCGCCTGCGCGACCTGGCCGGGCAGAAAGCCTCTGCGGCGTGGACGTCTACAAGGCCTGCTGGTCCGGTTCGTGAAGGCCTCGGCGGCGCACCTCGGCCAGCCGGAGGACTCCGTGGCGGTGGACTTCAACTACTACCGCGCGTCCGACCCGGCGACGCCGCGTCTGAGCGAGGACGTgtgggaggaggtggagcagcTGGCGTTCGTCAAGCCCGTGGTCCGACGAGGTTGCCGGTGGGGTGGAGCTGAGCAAGGGCGACGGGTGCGCGCTCGACGGCCGGTGCGTGTGCTCCGAGGACAGGCACTGCAGCCCCAGCCAGGGTACTACTGCCGGCCCGGGCTTGTGTTTACAGAGGCCAGGGTCTGCAGGTACTCGGGGTTGCAGGATCAGTGAAAATTAATTTACCAACGGTGATTATTACACTAATTCTTTGGTTTAGAGAAAACTTTATGCCGATTGGATAATATATTTTCTGATTTAAAGAGTGCTGCAAGGTATACATCGCACTTAAAAATTTTATGTAATGTTGGTATTTTCAAAAACAATGTACATGAAGATGTTACAGACCTATATAGTTAAATTCTCATTTTATAAAAAAGAAAGGTATCTTTTTAGCCCTGTTTGTTTTAAATACATTGGTCATCCCACGCAATTGTGCAGCATGGTATGCTATAGCTAGTACTCCCTCAATCataaatatatgattttttgaataaaatttaatcaaacttttaaaattttgactatcaataatttttaaaacatTAGCTTCGTAACataaaaatatgcatatattgttttatgttgaaaaatgctttcataatatcataaatttattggattttataaatatattcaaattaaaaatagtGAGCAAAGTTAGTATGGAAGACTGTGCAATGTCTAAAATGTCAAAGTATTTTTTGCTAGATGGAGTATATATATGCTACTGAGTCCTAATGTTTAAAGAGATCAGCATGATTAGGGGCGTATTTTGAATGGACCAAATTTGAAGGGATTTTGGAAGACCGAAAGGCTGTTTGGTTTTGTTACAAAATGAACAAAACCAAAATTTGGTAATGCTAATGAAATTCTAATTTAGCCTTGACTTAGTTCGCCACCAAATTTTGGGAAAGCCCATGACCTTAGCGCGGGAGAGAAAAATGCTTGCACGTAGTTTAGCTGAGATCCCGTTGTGTCAGTGCTGACATGGCATCAGCTGGCTGGCTGCACGCAGTTTAAATTTTGCGATTTACAGCAAAACTTCATATCTCTAGACTCTAGTTGAGATTGAAAGCCCATGGGGGAAGTTTGAAAAATGATGGACTGAAGGCAgccaattttttatttacttcACTAGGAATACATATCAGGATTCAGAAAATGCAACTTGCAAGGACAAGATACAAATGGAGCAATCAACACATCTTATGTGATCACCTCCTAAAAGTACTCAAAATCAATATGCGACGAATCAGTGTGACGCGAGCTGGTTTTCCGGCCGGCGCTTTTCGGCGTGCCGCCTTGCACCGCCGCCATGGCGTCGCCGTCGAACTGGGAGCCGTGGTCAACGGTGGCGTCGGGGATGAAGGGTGGCTTGGCGCTCCTGACCAGCGCCCAGTTCACGCCCTCGAAGAAGGGGTGCTGCTTGACCTCCGCGGCGCCGCGCCGGCACGCGAGCCGGTTCTGCGGCTCCTTGGCCAGCAGGCCCCGGATGAGGTCCCTGGCCGCGGCGCTGACCGCCGGCGCGTCGGGGAACCGCAGCGGCTGCGCGACGACGTTGAAGAGCGTGGCGCGGTTCCCGGATCCCTTGAACGGCGTGGCGCCGTGCAGCAGCTCGTACAGGAAGACGCCGAAGGTCCACCAGTCGACGGCGCTGCCGTGGCCCTCGCCGCGTATGATCTCCGGCGCCAGGTACTCGTGCGTGCCCACGAACGACATCGACCGCGCGCCCGTCGGCTCGGCCGTGAACTCCAGCGACGTCGGCGGCAGCTTCTTGCCGCCGCTGGTCACCGGCTCGTCCAGCTTGGCCTTGTCCTTATCCTTACTCcccttcttcttgctcctcttgGTCGGGAGGATGCGCGGAAGCATGCAGCCGTGGGCGAGACCGCCGCCGACACGGCCGGACGGGGACCGGACGAGCGCCGGGCTGACGGAGCACCGCAGGGAGAGGTCGAAGTCGGAGAGCATGATGTGGCCTTCCTCCCTGACCAGCACGTTCTCCGGCTTGAGGTCACGGTACACGACGCCCAGCATGTGCAGGTACTCCAGCGCAAGCAGCACTTCAGACGCGTAAAACCTGCATAAGATAGATGCATCGCCATTGGGCAACATGAATACGAATGGCAAGCACCTTTCTAGATTACTTTGTAATTCTGATCTCAAAATCACATCTTTTCCAATCCCTGAATTTGAATGCAATCAAAAGTTGAAAGCTGTCTCACTGATAACATTTTACCTTGCGGCGTCCTCGGTGAAGCGCTTGTTGGGCTGCTTCTGCCGGAGCGAGTGGAGGTTGCCGCCGCTGCAGTACTCCATGAGGAGGCAGCAGAACTTGTCGGTCTCGAAGTGGGAGTAGAGCGTGGGTAGGAAGGGGTGATCGAGCAGGCCGAGGATCTCGCGCTCCGTCTGCGCGCGGGCCAACTTGTTCCGGCCGGCGAGGGACCCCTTGTCCATCACCTTCATCGCGAACAGCGCGCCGCGGCCGCGAAGCTCGACGAGGTACACGCTGCCGATGTCGCCGTAGCCGAGCCGCTTCAGGAGCCGGAAGTGGCCCAGGCTCAGCGGGGGCTCCGCCGCGCTGATGGCCTCCCACCGGCCGTCCCCGGTGCCTGTGTGCCGCCGCGCGAGCACCGTCACCTCTGGGGCAGGGCTGCCCCCGCTCCCGTCGCTGCtccgtgccgccgccgctgatgcAGGATTATTTCCTGCGGCCGAGGATGAGCTCGAcgacgccaccgccgccgtggaAATGGAAATGGAAGCGGAACTGGCCGTGTCGTGGTCGGTGTAGATTGGGTTCAGGCTCTTCCTGAAGCCCGACGGCTCGCGCGGCGAATGGTTTTGCTCACCGAGCATCCTCGGGCTGGGCAGCGTCGTCGGGTACGCACCGGCGGCGTCGAAGCTCCCGATCCTGACGTCTTCCATGATGCCACTGATGGTGGTAGTCATGCCCTCATCGGTGCTACTCCATGCATGACGCGCTGCTACAGTGAATGCACAATTAAGGAACTGAATCAATTGACCGTTCAGCAGATTTAATAGCTGGGATTGCTGCATAAACGTGCACAATTGAACTAAACCATGGCCCCGGCTGGAAGCACAACTATTTGCTGATCACGCGACGTTGTAGCAAACATCTCAGGATGTGATCATCCTAATAACTGGTAGTGCTGTGATCATGCAGTAGGTAATGAATAGGTAGGACATGTAGAAGAAAACTAAACCTCCATGGAAAGTGCAGAGAGAAGTCAAAGAACAGGTGAGGGACGTCCATACCAGCTGCCTGCTCGCAGGCTAAGCAAACGAACTCGATCGCAGggatgacgaagaagacgagAAGCCTGAGCTCTGCCTCTGAAGTTAAGGACGGGAGAGGACGGGAGGAGGAGCATCAGGCAGCGGACACGCCTGCCCTCATGTTCGTGGCTGCCACTGATACGCCAATGATCCACATAGAGGGGCACGACGTGCAGGAGTGAATGAATTATACGGAGAGAGAAGACGTTGGTCGTGCGAGGCAGGAAAGGATGGATGCGTGCATGGAAATGGAAGAGAGAGGAACGAATGTCAACCGGCTGCTGATCGCCTGTTCGGtggtagaaaaaaaaatcagcccGATATATCCGGTTTACTGAGTCTACTGGTGAGTCTCAATAGAAAAAATTTACCATATTTATCggtattttattttaatattatttgaacttgtttgaatATTATCCGTTATATCCGATAAATTATATTTACTGGTGACTTTCATTAAATTTTAGTTATGCTAAAAAAAACCTGGTCAGTCGTTGTTTCTCGTCTCCGAGCCAGATGGATGATTGATCTGATCGTTGGCTACAAGGAGAAACGTCGCCTTGGATCGGATTTCAAACCGGTCGTTTGGACTTGTGGCGACTTTTTAACGGTCGGGTCTTTCATACGGAAAGAAGAGCTGATTTCAGCAAGCATGACATGGAATTAGAAAGTAAAGATGTAGGAGTGCTCTCCCTCCCATGATCCCTAATTGTTTTTATTGATCCCGAATATTTTTACTTCGTAACAAAATGTTAGTACGATTCGTTTCTCAGCTCACTTTTTTGCACCCACGCAGTCACCAAAATAATTACTCCTTATTTTTCAGCTCAATTTGGGCGTTGACAGGTCACCAAAATGTATCCTTGACAATGATCTTTATGGTAATATGTTTATACAGTAtagaaaaattataatattatgaaactacttCATAAGAATTCTACtcatatcattttcaaatattcagCCTCAATATGTAAATAGATAATGGTGGTCAAAATCTAAATAATTTTACTGCACAGAACCCAGAACGTCTCCTATCTGTGACTACACGAAGTATTGGGAATTACTTTTCGAGACGAGTATACTTCAGTGGCTGCAATTTAAATAATTTGACTGTTTTGTAAGACATCATACACTTTTTTTTGTGGCCGGACAAATTATTATGTGGTGTATATTAGTTCTCGTCTGTCGACCAATCAATTGAAAATTCGTGCTTAGTTATTTTTTGGTAGCTATAGGATGTAGGGTGAATTGGGCAGTTGTAACTTGTAAGTACAACTTACTGACTTTGTGAGTTGTGAATAAATAAACTTGTAATTTATCTGACTTGCAAGTCTGGGAAAACAAGCTCGTATTTAGAACTGAGACATATGATGCACTTACAAGTaagtaagatttttttttcaatttagtTAGATTATAGTTACATGCTGATCATACAAGTTGCACATCGTACAAGTTTATTTACCCTACTTAGAGCAATCACAATGTGGAAAAAAATAGTCCATGTGCAATAAGTGTGACCTTACTATCTTACCATAGTCAGTGTGGAACCAGTCCGTATCACAATAAATATAAAAGTTATCTATTACTGAACAACCTATAAGCTAATAAACTATATTATTTTGTTGTGTCACAGTATACATTGGAACCTTCTTGCGCGCGAAGGGTCACAGGAAGGTTGAGAAGGAGTGATTTTTTTACCCGTGAGATCCGCCTTATTTTCTACCCTGTACTCAAACATTGTACTCTTTACCATAACTACTACCACTGCAGTGAGTCCCACCCATATGGATCACTTGGCCTAGATATATTGTTGTTGCCCTTACAAATTAGACCGACGTACTTACAAGTCCAATTATGTATTACGTATAAGTGAGTATGTAATACTTACACTTATCCGATATATtgcatcttctttcttttcttctattttctttttcggtCATGGGTTCTTGTCCATACTTTTCTAGTTGACAAGCAACTAACAAGGGATGATAGAGTTTACGTGGGTTTGTTGCATGAAGCCCACCCCCTCCTAGCCCACGAGCGGTCCACTCGTGATGAGAAGCATGGCTCACTCACTAGTACCATATTGGCGCCGCCACTGCCCCCTCCTATCACCTGTCCCCTTGGTTCTCACAGGCAATTTCTCTTGCCTCTAAGGAAAATGTTCCAACACATTTATAAATTTATTCACGTCTGAATGTTCCAAGGATAAAAATCAAATGTTCCACCGTGGAGCACAAGGAGCAACGATGACCACGTTGAGGAAGAAGGGCAATAATGGCGGAGATCGGTGGCCAGGAGAGGCCACGAGGCATATGGGTAGCATGGCCACGACGATGGGTGCAAAAAGTGAGAAGCGGATTTGAGGTAGCTCAAATCGTGCAACGGTGGAAGAAGGAGTCGCCAAccgagaagaaggaggaggatggaGCACGGTCCCAGgaacggaggaggaggatggagcATGAGCCTCGCCTGACCGAGGGGGCGACAGGAGCCCCTATTCATAGGGCAACCGAAGCTAACTTCCCGTCGGACAGCCCAAGTTCCCCATCGGACAACGCGTGGGCTGATAGGATGATTCCTAGCAATTGTCTGATCCCCGAGCCCGACCCATTGGGTCCAGTTATCTGAACCAATCTGAACTTACCCGGCCGAAACTTGCTCTAGCTCCCTATAATTTAGATGGGCCGACGCACCTGGGCCCTTTTACGATTTGCTCTCAACATGGGCCTAGTCTCGGGGAGGGCTGACAACAATGGCTGGTTCTTTTTCTGTCGTCTCCTGAATCCACATATTCCAGCTCAGAGTTACAAAATAGTCTAGTACACAGATAGTCCAACAGGAACCCCCAACAAAGTCTATAAAGAGATGATCAAGCAAGTGCTAGATGCATTTCAGAGTTGGAAAAATAGATGACGTCCGCCTGATGAATATTACCTGATCAGAATTCATTCGAGCAAATTAAAGGTCGTCTTTTTTGAGCAGACGTTACTTTGCCGCCTCCTTCAAATCtattattttgatgtaatatatTCCCACTAGTAAAAAAGAAGTACACATTTAGGATGTCCACTGTCAAGACCGGCCAGTTTAACTTTAAGTAATAACATATCATAATGAATGTTCACGTGGGGTACGAAATacacatatgaaacaaaatgcGAGAGGAAAATGCCTCATCAGAGTGCGGATACGCCCTCATCTCAAAGATACTCGACTCTACTTCCATGAAACAAAATGAAACATAACATGTATAGAGAGAGAAAGTTTTTTTCACTCCTGGTGTACATAATCTTCCTCTAATAGAAAATTTTCTATTATGTAACCATTACACTAATCAATTTGTGTAACCAATCGCTGAATtgtaaaaaattctaataaaaatatgatagtaTAGAGCATCCTATTATCTACTATCCCATGTAATTGGAGCTAAAACAACAACTTGTACCGGGAGAAAATTctcctttttgtttcttcttataCAAGTTGTTGTTTAAACTCAAAATTTATAAGATGACAGATGATAGCATGCtctatattatcatatttttgttagaaTTTTTTACAACTTCTAACATAGTGTTTTTGGTTGGTTATACAAACTGATTTCTGTAACAATTACACAAACTGATTTGTGTAACGGTTACACTGTAGAATTTCTCCTGTAATAGGTGTTTAGAAAAGAGTATGTACATCTTAAAAAATACCATATATGTCCcaggaaaaaaatatatcacttaTAAAGAAGTACTCCTTCCGTCCTAAAATATAGGGCGTATTAGGATTTAGAAAAGTTAAACTTTGTAAAATTTGAtcaataattaatcaaattatacgTATATTTTAATGTACAAAAATTATATCAATAGATCCGTATTTTATAGATCTTTTAATAGaatattaattttgtaataattgataatatattataaaataaattaaatgatCAAAGTATAGCTTTAAAGACTTTTCTAAATCCTAATACGTCatatattttgaaattgatAGAGTATGTATATCTCAAAAAGTAATATATATTTCTATTATAATAGAATCAACTATGAATTAGGATCAAGCCTCGAGCCAGGAGTATGTACTCTCGAAAGTACATATTTTTGATTCGATCCATACTTGATCCTGTTataactaaagtatatactactttttataTGCATATACTACTTtctaatatgtatatattattttctaataTATCTATACTACATTTTAAAATGTACATACTTTTTCTAAACATTCATTAGAGAGGGAGTATTAACAACAAAACACTACGGTATATTCTCAGCGTATATAGAGTCCAGACCAACCAACATCCTGCCAAGGGTTCGCTTCCCAACCCGCCAATGATCCAGTTCAGTTTCGCCATCGATGGAATAGCTAACTGGCTCTCCTGCAAAATCCCCAAAAATCCT
This genomic interval carries:
- the LOC133920594 gene encoding serine/threonine-protein kinase AGC1-5-like isoform X2, which gives rise to MTTTISGIMEDVRIGSFDAAGAYPTTLPSPRMLGEQNHSPREPSGFRKSLNPIYTDHDTASSASISISTAAVASSSSSSAAGNNPASAAAARSSDGSGGSPAPEVTVLARRHTGTGDGRWEAISAAEPPLSLGHFRLLKRLGYGDIGSVYLVELRGRGALFAMKVMDKGSLAGRNKLARAQTEREILGLLDHPFLPTLYSHFETDKFCCLLMEYCSGGNLHSLRQKQPNKRFTEDAARFYASEVLLALEYLHMLGVVYRDLKPENVLVREEGHIMLSDFDLSLRCSVSPALVRSPSGRVGGGLAHGCMLPRILPTKRSKKKGSKDKDKAKLDEPVTSGGKKLPPTSLEFTAEPTGARSMSFVGTHEYLAPEIIRGEGHGSAVDWWTFGVFLYELLHGATPFKGSGNRATLFNVVAQPLRFPDAPAVSAAARDLIRGLLAKEPQNRLACRRGAAEVKQHPFFEGVNWALVRSAKPPFIPDATVDHGSQFDGDAMAAVQGGTPKSAGRKTSSRHTDSSHIDFEYF
- the LOC133920594 gene encoding serine/threonine-protein kinase RHS3-like isoform X1, producing the protein MQQSQLLNLLNGQLIQFLNCAFTVAARHAWSSTDEGMTTTISGIMEDVRIGSFDAAGAYPTTLPSPRMLGEQNHSPREPSGFRKSLNPIYTDHDTASSASISISTAAVASSSSSSAAGNNPASAAAARSSDGSGGSPAPEVTVLARRHTGTGDGRWEAISAAEPPLSLGHFRLLKRLGYGDIGSVYLVELRGRGALFAMKVMDKGSLAGRNKLARAQTEREILGLLDHPFLPTLYSHFETDKFCCLLMEYCSGGNLHSLRQKQPNKRFTEDAARFYASEVLLALEYLHMLGVVYRDLKPENVLVREEGHIMLSDFDLSLRCSVSPALVRSPSGRVGGGLAHGCMLPRILPTKRSKKKGSKDKDKAKLDEPVTSGGKKLPPTSLEFTAEPTGARSMSFVGTHEYLAPEIIRGEGHGSAVDWWTFGVFLYELLHGATPFKGSGNRATLFNVVAQPLRFPDAPAVSAAARDLIRGLLAKEPQNRLACRRGAAEVKQHPFFEGVNWALVRSAKPPFIPDATVDHGSQFDGDAMAAVQGGTPKSAGRKTSSRHTDSSHIDFEYF